The sequence CGTGGGCAACGTGCTCGACATCGTCCGTATCGACGACTTCGTGCGCTGGACCGTGGACGTGCCCATCACCTTCGGCAAGCGCGCGTCCTGGTATCGCCTGTGGGGAGGGCCGCGGTTGTTGTTCGCCACGGCCAGTACGTCACTCCGGCTGGATCTTCCGGCGGCGGGGGGCCTCGCAGCGCAGACGGTGTTCGCCTCCGCCGAGGCCTCCGGCGTTTACTTCGGAGGCCAGGCCGGGGTGGCCTTGGGTTACGAGTGGGTATATCTGGGGTTCGAGTTGAACCTGGTTCAATACGCCGGACGCGCTGACCTGGTTGCGCCGAGTTTGGGCGACCGAAGCGTGGACCTCGGTACCTTCATTGTTTACCCCGGCTTTGCGCTCATGGGCGAGTTCTGAGCGCGTCTCCGCGCGGGGAGCCATTTGCCCTTCCCACAGGGCGTCCCCGACGTCGTTGACACTGTGGATCGGCAGGGTTAGCTTGCGTCCGGGCTGGCACGGCCTTCGGGCCTTGTCATCGCGTACGCCGGCCCGGGCGTGCCCCGCACACGGACGCAAGAAGGACGAAAGCAGGATTTCATGGCCGCAAAAGAGCCCTGTCACATTGGAAGCAGCATCACTGTCACTGGCCAGATCTCCGGCAACCAGGACTTGGTCGTCGAAGGGCGCGTCGAAGGGCGCGTGGGACTCGACAGCAAGCTCTTCGTGGAAGAGTCGGGCGCCGTCGAGGCTGACGTCGACGTGATCGAAGCCGACATCCGCGGGGCGCTCAAGGGCGAAGTCGTCGCCCGCAAGGTGGCCACGTTGCACCCCAGTGCCCGCGTGGTGGGGGTCATCCGGGCTCCTCAGATCGTGGTGGCTGAAGGGGCTCAGTTTTCCGGCACGGTGGAAATGGACGTCGAGCTCC is a genomic window of Myxococcales bacterium containing:
- a CDS encoding polymer-forming cytoskeletal protein; protein product: MAAKEPCHIGSSITVTGQISGNQDLVVEGRVEGRVGLDSKLFVEESGAVEADVDVIEADIRGALKGEVVARKVATLHPSARVVGVIRAPQIVVAEGAQFSGTVEMDVELPPELTAGA